One window of Robiginitalea biformata HTCC2501 genomic DNA carries:
- a CDS encoding lipocalin-like domain-containing protein has protein sequence MKRILPMILLVAMGIQSCSVSKAVREKRNMISGTWTLTDIVYANNEGTFKATLFDDADAICYEGSEWYFRDNNSTGRYTIESGSLCNGGDRFFRWSVIEQPESYNPTFQFKFIDENRKDISGGYGYRLTIENLTATEMQMRSNVRVDGQPVSVVYQFIKK, from the coding sequence ATGAAACGCATACTCCCAATGATACTCCTGGTGGCAATGGGGATCCAATCCTGCTCCGTTTCCAAAGCCGTACGGGAAAAACGCAACATGATAAGCGGTACGTGGACCCTCACGGATATCGTTTACGCCAATAACGAAGGGACATTTAAGGCAACCCTGTTTGACGATGCCGATGCCATATGCTATGAAGGCAGCGAATGGTATTTCCGCGACAACAACAGCACGGGGCGCTATACCATTGAGTCCGGCAGTCTCTGCAATGGGGGCGACCGGTTTTTCCGTTGGTCTGTCATTGAGCAACCTGAAAGCTACAACCCGACCTTCCAGTTCAAATTCATCGACGAAAACCGAAAGGACATCTCGGGCGGCTACGGGTACCGGCTGACAATCGAAAACCTGACGGCCACCGAAATGCAAATGCGCTCCAATGTCCGGGTAGACGGCCAGCCTGTGAGCGTTGTATATCAATTTATCAAAAAATAA